From a region of the Rouxiella sp. S1S-2 genome:
- the ettA gene encoding energy-dependent translational throttle protein EttA — translation MAQYVYSMHRLGKVVPPKRHILKNISLSFFPGAKIGVLGLNGSGKSTLLRIMAGIDTDIEGEARPQPGLKIGYLPQEPQLNLEQTVRESVEEAVAEVVGALKRLDEVYALYADPDADFDKLAAEQGKLEEIIQAHDGHNLNAQLERAADALRLPEWDAKIATLSGGERRRVALCRLLLEKPEMLLLDEPTNHLDAESVAWLERFLHDFEGTVVAITHDRYFLDNVAGWILELDRGEGIPWEGNYSSWLEQKDERLAQEASSEAARRKSIEKELEWVRKGAKGQQSKGKARLSRFEELNNTEYQKRNETNELFIPPGPRLGDKVVEVNNLSKSYGDRVLIDDLSFSVPKGAIVGIIGPNGAGKSTLFRMMSGQEQPNGGNIELGETVVLASVDQFRDSMDNSKTVWEEVSGGQDIMRIGTTEMPSRAYVGRFNFKGVDQGKRVGELSGGERGRLHLAKLLQVGGNMLLLDEPTNDLDIETLRALENALLEFPGCAMVISHDRWFLDRIATHILDYQDEGKVEFFEGNFTEYEEYKKRTLGADALEPRRIKYKKISK, via the coding sequence GTGGCTCAATACGTATACAGCATGCATCGCCTTGGCAAAGTGGTTCCGCCAAAGCGTCATATTCTGAAAAACATCTCACTCAGCTTCTTCCCGGGTGCCAAAATCGGCGTACTCGGCCTGAACGGGTCAGGTAAATCAACCCTGCTGCGCATTATGGCCGGCATCGACACCGATATCGAAGGTGAAGCTCGCCCACAGCCAGGTCTGAAAATTGGCTATCTGCCGCAGGAACCTCAGCTGAATCTCGAACAGACCGTTCGCGAGTCCGTAGAAGAAGCCGTGGCCGAAGTTGTTGGGGCGCTGAAACGTCTTGATGAAGTGTATGCGCTCTATGCCGATCCGGATGCCGATTTTGACAAGCTGGCAGCTGAACAGGGCAAGCTGGAAGAGATAATCCAGGCACACGACGGCCACAACCTTAACGCTCAGCTGGAACGCGCCGCCGATGCGCTACGCCTGCCTGAGTGGGATGCGAAAATTGCGACCCTTTCTGGTGGTGAGCGTCGCCGCGTGGCCCTGTGTCGCCTGCTGCTCGAAAAGCCGGAAATGCTGCTGCTCGACGAACCGACCAACCACTTAGATGCCGAATCCGTGGCGTGGCTCGAGCGCTTCCTGCACGACTTCGAAGGCACCGTTGTGGCCATTACCCACGACCGTTACTTCCTCGACAACGTGGCAGGCTGGATCCTTGAGCTTGACCGCGGCGAAGGTATTCCGTGGGAAGGCAACTACTCCTCTTGGCTTGAACAGAAAGACGAACGTCTGGCACAAGAAGCGTCATCTGAAGCAGCTCGTCGTAAATCAATTGAAAAAGAGCTGGAGTGGGTGCGCAAAGGTGCCAAAGGCCAACAGTCTAAAGGTAAGGCACGTCTGTCTCGCTTTGAAGAACTGAACAACACCGAATACCAGAAACGTAACGAAACCAACGAACTGTTTATTCCACCGGGCCCACGCCTGGGCGATAAAGTCGTTGAGGTCAACAACCTGAGCAAGTCTTACGGTGACCGCGTTCTGATTGACGACCTGTCCTTCTCGGTGCCAAAAGGCGCGATTGTTGGCATCATCGGTCCAAACGGCGCGGGTAAATCAACCCTGTTCCGTATGATGTCAGGTCAGGAACAGCCTAACGGCGGCAACATCGAGCTAGGTGAGACCGTAGTACTGGCCTCTGTCGATCAGTTCCGTGACTCTATGGACAATAGCAAAACCGTGTGGGAAGAAGTCTCGGGCGGTCAAGACATCATGCGCATCGGCACCACTGAAATGCCAAGCCGCGCCTATGTCGGCCGCTTTAACTTCAAAGGCGTCGATCAGGGCAAGCGCGTAGGCGAGCTGTCCGGGGGTGAGCGCGGTCGTTTACATCTGGCAAAACTGCTGCAGGTTGGCGGTAACATGCTGCTGCTCGATGAACCAACCAACGACCTCGACATCGAGACCCTGCGCGCGCTTGAAAACGCCCTGCTGGAGTTCCCAGGCTGCGCGATGGTTATTTCCCATGACCGTTGGTTCCTCGACCGTATTGCGACCCACATCCTCGACTATCAGGATGAAGGCAAAGTTGAATTCTTCGAAGGTAACTTTACCGAGTACGAAGAGTACAAAAAGCGCACGCTGGGCGCAGACGCGCTGGAACCACGCCGTATCAAGTACAAGAAAATTTCCAAATAA
- a CDS encoding LysR family transcriptional regulator, which produces MFKQLQDMALFALVAETGSFTTAAKRAGLPKSSVSQRVSQLEQNLGIRLLNRTTRQLNLTFAGERYLVHCQEMLQASERAEQAILRLRDNPSGRLRITSPAGLGATLLARMNAEFSKRYPDVSLEVSVSDQLIDLVQEGFDVALRSGKPQDSSLIGRSLGEGPRYLLAAPAYLAEHPPLTVPQQLEVHRCIGHQAWKEWVLRRGDVYHRWVLPPAHHTDNLLYARECAIAGAGITLLPSFMCREEVRSGQLVRVLPDWEAESNSLYLVYPSRKLNSPALACFIDFMLNEYAFAERYNALL; this is translated from the coding sequence GTGTTTAAGCAATTGCAGGATATGGCGCTGTTTGCGCTGGTGGCCGAAACGGGCAGCTTTACTACGGCGGCAAAGCGCGCGGGCTTGCCGAAGTCCAGCGTCAGTCAAAGGGTGAGCCAGCTCGAGCAAAATCTGGGGATCCGCTTACTTAATAGAACCACTCGACAGTTAAACCTGACCTTTGCAGGTGAGCGCTATCTGGTGCACTGTCAGGAGATGCTGCAGGCTAGCGAGCGGGCCGAACAGGCTATTTTACGTCTGAGAGACAATCCCAGCGGCCGCCTGCGCATAACCAGCCCCGCTGGGTTAGGCGCTACGCTGTTGGCGCGCATGAATGCCGAGTTCTCAAAACGCTATCCCGATGTTTCACTTGAAGTTTCCGTTTCTGATCAACTGATTGATTTGGTGCAGGAAGGTTTTGACGTCGCACTGCGCAGCGGTAAACCTCAAGACTCTTCGCTCATTGGCCGTTCACTCGGTGAGGGTCCGCGTTATCTGTTGGCTGCACCGGCTTATTTGGCCGAGCATCCGCCGCTCACTGTGCCACAGCAGCTTGAAGTGCATCGGTGTATTGGTCATCAGGCCTGGAAGGAGTGGGTTTTGCGCCGTGGCGATGTCTATCATCGCTGGGTGCTTCCTCCCGCCCACCATACCGATAATCTTCTCTACGCGCGGGAATGTGCCATAGCCGGTGCTGGCATTACACTGCTGCCGTCTTTTATGTGCCGAGAAGAAGTCAGGAGTGGGCAACTGGTGCGCGTATTGCCAGATTGGGAAGCCGAAAGTAATTCGCTGTATCTCGTTTATCCCAGCCGTAAACTGAACTCCCCCGCGTTGGCCTGCTTTATTGATTTTATGCTGAACGAATACGCCTTTGCCGAACGCTACAATGCGCTACTGTAG
- a CDS encoding zinc-binding alcohol dehydrogenase family protein — MSIKAIAVDPKNVKQFIAIELPQPDVGENDLLVEVKAVSINPVDTKVHQGAVKNGLQAPKVLGWDASGVVKTVGSGVSGFSVGDEVWYAGDITRPGSNASQQLIDYRIVAKKPKTLNWAEAAAMPLTALTAWEGLFEHLRIQDAGADKTLLIIGGAGGVGSLAIPFAAQRSKVNVIATASRPESAQWCIERGAALTVNYKDLVGELENQGIKQVDYIFCLNDTDGHWDAIGKLIAPLGKICTIVENAKPLDQNQLKLKSASLHWEFMFTRSMYTTADIAEQGNILTQVAEQVDAGKVKTTLTETLAGLTPENIQAAHDRVLDGHMQGKVVVTF; from the coding sequence ATGAGCATCAAAGCAATTGCCGTTGACCCAAAGAATGTAAAACAGTTTATCGCCATCGAATTGCCGCAGCCTGACGTGGGTGAGAACGATCTGCTGGTTGAGGTTAAAGCAGTTTCAATCAATCCGGTCGACACCAAAGTGCATCAGGGGGCGGTGAAAAACGGTCTGCAAGCCCCAAAAGTGTTGGGTTGGGATGCGAGCGGCGTCGTAAAAACCGTCGGCAGCGGCGTTAGTGGGTTCAGCGTGGGTGACGAAGTGTGGTACGCCGGTGACATTACCAGGCCCGGCAGCAATGCGAGTCAGCAGCTCATTGATTACCGTATCGTGGCGAAAAAGCCAAAGACCCTGAATTGGGCAGAAGCTGCTGCCATGCCGTTAACTGCCCTTACCGCCTGGGAAGGTCTGTTTGAACACCTGAGGATTCAGGACGCTGGCGCTGATAAAACACTGTTAATCATCGGCGGGGCCGGTGGCGTAGGCTCGCTGGCAATCCCCTTTGCCGCACAGCGCAGCAAGGTGAACGTTATCGCCACCGCATCACGTCCCGAATCTGCCCAGTGGTGCATTGAGCGCGGTGCGGCGCTGACCGTAAACTATAAAGACCTGGTTGGCGAGCTTGAAAATCAGGGCATCAAACAGGTGGATTACATTTTCTGTCTCAATGATACCGACGGCCACTGGGACGCGATTGGCAAACTGATCGCGCCATTGGGGAAAATTTGTACCATCGTGGAAAATGCCAAACCGCTGGATCAAAACCAGCTGAAGTTAAAAAGCGCATCGCTACATTGGGAATTTATGTTTACCCGCAGCATGTACACCACCGCAGACATTGCCGAGCAGGGTAACATTCTGACTCAGGTTGCGGAGCAGGTTGATGCCGGAAAAGTGAAGACTACGCTAACAGAAACGCTTGCAGGGCTGACCCCTGAAAACATTCAGGCTGCGCACGACAGGGTGCTCGACGGACACATGCAGGGCAAGGTAGTGGTTACATTCTAA
- the elbB gene encoding isoprenoid biosynthesis glyoxalase ElbB, whose protein sequence is MNTKKVAVILSGCGVYDGADVHEVVLTLLALETGQASYQCFAPDIAHHHVINHITGEISHQERNVLFESARIVRGEVKAITECHSRDFDAVIVLGGAGVAINLSDFAFKGPDVDINSPTLEVLNSFKNENKPAGYLSIAPVLLPLIYGEGVELTIGNDADTVAILESMGAVHRGASFDETVVDIKNNLVTSPAYMVATSLLEAKAGIDKLVKEVLSMSISRRSYFLHAVG, encoded by the coding sequence ATGAATACAAAAAAAGTAGCGGTTATTCTCTCCGGCTGTGGCGTCTATGACGGTGCCGATGTTCACGAGGTGGTCCTTACTTTACTGGCGCTTGAGACCGGCCAGGCTTCCTATCAATGCTTTGCACCGGATATTGCACACCACCACGTGATCAATCACATCACCGGGGAAATTTCTCATCAGGAAAGAAACGTGCTGTTTGAGTCTGCGAGAATAGTGCGCGGCGAGGTTAAAGCCATTACCGAGTGTCACTCACGCGATTTTGATGCTGTGATTGTGCTAGGCGGCGCCGGTGTGGCCATCAACCTGTCTGACTTTGCCTTTAAAGGCCCTGACGTTGATATCAATAGCCCCACCCTTGAGGTGCTAAACAGCTTCAAAAATGAGAATAAGCCAGCGGGCTATCTGTCTATTGCGCCCGTATTGTTGCCGCTGATTTATGGCGAAGGCGTGGAGTTGACCATTGGTAACGATGCGGACACTGTCGCTATTCTAGAAAGCATGGGGGCAGTACATCGGGGGGCGTCCTTTGACGAAACCGTCGTAGACATAAAAAATAATCTGGTAACTAGTCCGGCTTATATGGTGGCGACCAGTTTACTGGAAGCAAAAGCCGGAATTGATAAGCTGGTAAAAGAGGTGTTATCAATGAGCATTAGCCGCAGGTCCTATTTTCTGCACGCCGTTGGCTAA
- a CDS encoding serine protease: MNINAIFRGMAVACAAVISINSYALVMNNPTFINNGGHLSNVNNTMEHAYEPLRKESYSARFDTVGKIYSCTSTWLGDSKDGTKSYILAAGHCMDFNSPGEATKAYHGEFRDRHDRLIAKDGVYYTGPYRTHRPEGMGGVSGDIGILVLNKKAPMLDEQGKPLNKPWIYDGSREMDKPVELVGYGNWGVGQAAVRPSDNPNDDFSPQQGSRRAWGQSYINELFEKDYALGAPYHPEQVSKAWARLAPGDSGSAWWQQHNGFWTIIGITKTGVEEASYGVRVSKYVDWIKSIYPDVNTLSQMTTINEKQTLILPDLSKDLADSSVTYIVPKQSNATGPTVPDWDLGKGYSEIIVTLPNIKTGHNQSITLRAWRNVGCANAPMNSATGCGKASPLELKYAEEDNKTLPEGHYKGTFNLLAQGWHDKNYRNNLLLAVDLNIQGHQTDKPLYPIYQQGHHYEAGQIVTAKNGKLYKCKNKPFAKFCSINSAAYSPGRGPAWSVAWIALR, from the coding sequence TTGAATATTAATGCCATTTTTCGTGGAATGGCTGTTGCTTGCGCAGCAGTCATTTCCATTAATTCTTATGCGCTTGTTATGAATAATCCTACTTTTATAAATAATGGCGGCCATCTCTCCAATGTAAATAACACAATGGAGCACGCCTATGAACCTTTGCGTAAAGAGAGTTATTCAGCTCGCTTTGATACTGTCGGTAAAATTTATTCTTGTACCTCAACGTGGCTAGGCGACAGTAAAGACGGTACAAAAAGCTATATTCTAGCCGCTGGCCACTGTATGGATTTTAATAGTCCTGGTGAAGCCACAAAAGCCTACCACGGGGAGTTTCGTGACCGCCATGATCGTTTGATAGCCAAAGATGGCGTTTATTATACCGGCCCTTATCGTACCCATCGCCCAGAAGGCATGGGAGGCGTGAGTGGTGATATTGGGATACTGGTATTAAATAAAAAAGCGCCGATGCTGGACGAACAGGGTAAGCCGCTTAATAAACCGTGGATTTATGATGGATCTCGGGAAATGGATAAGCCCGTCGAGCTGGTAGGTTACGGTAACTGGGGAGTTGGCCAGGCAGCAGTAAGGCCTAGTGATAATCCTAATGACGATTTTTCGCCACAGCAGGGCTCCAGGCGTGCATGGGGTCAGAGTTATATTAATGAGCTTTTCGAGAAGGACTACGCATTGGGCGCGCCTTATCACCCTGAGCAGGTCTCAAAAGCCTGGGCTCGTTTAGCGCCTGGCGACAGTGGTTCAGCCTGGTGGCAGCAGCATAACGGCTTCTGGACTATTATCGGGATTACCAAAACAGGTGTTGAAGAGGCTTCTTATGGCGTTCGCGTCAGCAAATACGTTGATTGGATTAAAAGTATCTATCCTGACGTAAATACCCTGAGTCAAATGACGACGATAAATGAAAAACAGACGCTGATATTACCCGACCTCTCAAAAGACTTGGCCGACAGCTCGGTAACTTACATCGTACCTAAGCAATCTAATGCCACTGGACCGACTGTCCCAGACTGGGATTTAGGTAAAGGTTACAGTGAAATAATCGTCACCTTACCCAATATCAAAACGGGCCACAATCAGTCGATAACATTGCGTGCCTGGCGTAATGTGGGTTGTGCTAATGCACCAATGAACAGTGCTACCGGCTGTGGCAAGGCAAGTCCTTTAGAATTAAAGTACGCCGAGGAAGATAATAAAACCTTACCAGAAGGTCATTATAAAGGAACTTTCAATCTGCTTGCGCAAGGTTGGCATGATAAAAATTATCGTAATAATTTGCTGCTCGCTGTGGACCTAAATATCCAAGGTCATCAAACGGATAAACCGTTATACCCTATTTATCAGCAAGGGCATCACTATGAGGCGGGTCAAATAGTGACGGCGAAAAATGGCAAGCTTTATAAATGTAAAAATAAGCCCTTTGCAAAATTCTGTAGTATAAACAGTGCTGCTTATTCACCTGGCCGCGGTCCAGCCTGGTCAGTTGCATGGATTGCTTTACGTTAA
- the nadR gene encoding multifunctional transcriptional regulator/nicotinamide-nucleotide adenylyltransferase/ribosylnicotinamide kinase NadR, which translates to MPQFDYLKAAIKQQGCTLQQVAEVSGMTKGYLSQLLNDKIKSPSAQKLEALHRFLDLEFPRREKKIGVVFGKFYPLHTGHIYLIQRACSQVDELHIILGYDEPRDRELFENSSMSQQPTLSDRLRWLLQTFKYQKNIHIHAFNEEGMEPYPHGWDVWSKGITAFMQQKGIHPNTIYSSEENDAPRYREHLGIDTVLIDPKRSFMKISGSQIRHDPFRYWDYIPTEVKPFFVRTVVVLGGESSGKSTLVNKLANIFNTTSAWEYGREYVFSHLGGDEMALQYSDYDKIALGQAQYIDFAVKYANKVAFIDTDFLTTQAFCKKYEGREHPFVQALVDEYRFDLVILLENNTPWVADGLRSLGSSLDRSEFQNLLIEMMNKNNITFTHVTASDYDQRFLDCVELVQNMLGNKHSIIGH; encoded by the coding sequence ATGCCGCAGTTTGATTATCTAAAGGCCGCGATTAAGCAACAGGGATGCACGCTGCAGCAGGTGGCTGAAGTTAGCGGCATGACCAAGGGTTACCTCAGTCAGCTGTTAAATGACAAGATTAAAAGCCCCAGCGCGCAAAAACTTGAAGCCTTGCATCGTTTTCTCGACCTGGAATTTCCCCGTCGTGAAAAGAAGATTGGCGTGGTATTTGGTAAGTTTTATCCGCTGCACACCGGCCATATCTATTTAATTCAGCGCGCCTGCAGTCAGGTTGACGAGCTGCACATTATTCTTGGTTACGATGAACCGCGCGATCGCGAGCTGTTTGAAAATAGCTCGATGTCTCAGCAACCGACGCTGAGCGATCGTCTACGCTGGCTGTTGCAGACTTTTAAGTATCAAAAGAACATTCATATTCATGCTTTCAATGAAGAAGGGATGGAGCCTTACCCACATGGCTGGGACGTGTGGAGTAAAGGGATCACCGCCTTCATGCAGCAAAAAGGCATTCATCCCAACACCATTTATTCCAGTGAAGAGAACGACGCACCGCGCTACCGCGAGCATCTCGGCATTGATACGGTGCTTATCGATCCCAAACGATCGTTTATGAAAATCAGCGGTTCGCAAATCCGCCACGATCCTTTCCGCTATTGGGACTATATTCCCACTGAAGTGAAGCCGTTTTTTGTGCGTACCGTGGTGGTGCTGGGCGGAGAGTCCAGTGGAAAATCTACGCTGGTGAACAAGCTTGCCAACATATTTAACACCACCAGCGCCTGGGAGTATGGACGTGAATATGTGTTCTCCCACTTGGGTGGCGATGAAATGGCGCTGCAGTATTCCGACTACGACAAAATTGCTTTGGGTCAGGCACAGTACATTGATTTCGCCGTTAAATACGCGAATAAAGTGGCGTTTATCGATACAGACTTTTTGACCACTCAGGCATTTTGCAAAAAATACGAGGGCCGCGAGCATCCGTTTGTACAAGCACTGGTCGATGAATATCGCTTTGATTTAGTGATTTTGCTGGAGAACAACACGCCGTGGGTCGCCGACGGTTTACGCAGCCTGGGCAGTTCGCTCGACCGCTCAGAATTCCAAAATCTGCTGATTGAAATGATGAATAAAAACAATATCACCTTTACCCACGTGACCGCATCCGACTACGATCAGCGTTTTCTAGACTGTGTCGAGCTGGTACAGAATATGTTAGGTAATAAGCATTCAATAATAGGTCATTGA
- the radA gene encoding DNA repair protein RadA, whose product MAKAAKRAFVCNECGADYPRWQGQCSACQAWNSITEVRLSASPTVARNERLSGYAGDAGVSRVQKLSDISLDETPRFSTGFKEFDRVLGGGVVPGSAILIGGNPGAGKSTLLLQILCKLGENMKTLYVTGEESLQQVAMRAHRLGLPTANMNMLSETSIEQICLIADQEQPKLMVIDSIQVMHMADIQSSPGTVAQVRESAAYLTRYAKTRGVAIVMVGHVTKDGSLAGPKVLEHCIDCSILLDGDADSRFRTLRSHKNRFGAVNELGVFAMTEQGLREVSNPSAIFLSRGDEITSGSSVMVLWEGTRPLLVEIQALVDHSMMGNPRRVAVGLEQNRLAILLAVLHRHGGLQMADQDVFVNVVGGVKVTETGADLALLLSLVSSLRDRPLPQDLVVFGEVGLAGEIRPVTSGQERIGEAAKHGFKRAIVPHANVPKKLPEGMKVYGVKKLADALAILEDL is encoded by the coding sequence GTGGCAAAAGCAGCAAAACGAGCATTTGTGTGTAATGAATGCGGCGCAGATTATCCGCGTTGGCAGGGGCAATGCAGTGCCTGTCAGGCCTGGAACTCCATTACCGAAGTCCGTTTGTCTGCTTCACCTACGGTCGCGCGCAATGAGCGCCTCAGCGGTTATGCCGGCGATGCGGGCGTTAGCCGGGTGCAAAAGCTCTCTGATATCAGCCTGGATGAAACACCGCGCTTTAGCACCGGGTTTAAAGAGTTTGACCGCGTACTGGGTGGCGGTGTCGTACCGGGCAGCGCCATTCTCATCGGCGGAAATCCCGGCGCGGGCAAAAGTACGCTGCTGCTGCAGATCCTCTGTAAGCTCGGCGAAAATATGAAAACGCTCTACGTCACCGGCGAAGAGTCGTTGCAGCAGGTGGCGATGCGTGCGCACCGTCTCGGGCTGCCTACCGCCAATATGAACATGCTTTCTGAAACCAGCATCGAGCAGATTTGCCTGATTGCCGATCAGGAACAGCCAAAGCTGATGGTGATCGACTCCATTCAGGTGATGCACATGGCGGATATCCAGTCTTCACCGGGTACCGTGGCGCAGGTGCGTGAAAGCGCCGCCTATCTCACTCGCTATGCCAAAACGCGCGGTGTGGCGATCGTGATGGTCGGCCACGTGACCAAAGACGGGTCACTGGCCGGTCCGAAAGTGCTAGAGCACTGCATCGACTGTTCGATTCTGCTCGACGGTGATGCCGACTCACGATTTCGCACCCTGCGCAGCCATAAAAACCGCTTTGGGGCAGTCAACGAGCTTGGCGTGTTTGCCATGACCGAGCAGGGGCTGCGTGAGGTGAGCAACCCTTCGGCCATCTTCCTGAGTCGAGGTGATGAAATCACCTCGGGCAGCTCGGTGATGGTGCTGTGGGAGGGAACTCGGCCTTTGCTGGTCGAGATTCAGGCATTAGTGGATCACTCTATGATGGGCAACCCTCGGCGCGTGGCGGTTGGCCTTGAGCAAAACCGCCTGGCTATTCTGCTGGCCGTTTTGCACCGTCACGGCGGTCTGCAAATGGCGGATCAGGACGTATTTGTTAACGTGGTCGGCGGCGTTAAAGTCACCGAAACCGGTGCTGACCTCGCGCTTCTGCTTTCGCTGGTGTCGAGTCTGCGCGACCGCCCGCTGCCTCAAGACCTGGTCGTCTTTGGTGAGGTGGGATTAGCCGGTGAAATTCGTCCGGTGACCAGCGGACAGGAACGTATTGGTGAAGCCGCCAAGCACGGCTTTAAGCGCGCGATTGTGCCGCACGCCAATGTGCCGAAAAAGCTGCCGGAAGGCATGAAGGTCTATGGCGTCAAAAAGTTGGCAGACGCATTGGCTATCCTCGAGGATCTCTAA